A genome region from Mycolicibacterium litorale includes the following:
- a CDS encoding DUF4247 domain-containing protein, translating into MTRTGLFILSGVLAVGGVICLLLGMSLMGGNIRDHVADNYAQYARDRDGTDYTCSGSPSAVADSLAAQVPPEARMTDRGSTYLRYDDEIVIVGPDGTRPCTIRVEDLGARYSSGGFIFLGPGFFPGSPAGGSGGSPGGPDGSK; encoded by the coding sequence GTGACCCGCACCGGCCTGTTCATTCTGTCCGGCGTCCTCGCCGTCGGCGGCGTGATCTGCCTGCTGCTCGGAATGTCGTTGATGGGCGGCAACATCCGCGACCACGTCGCCGACAACTACGCGCAGTACGCCCGCGACCGCGACGGCACCGACTACACGTGCAGCGGATCCCCGAGCGCGGTGGCCGACTCACTGGCCGCCCAGGTCCCTCCCGAAGCGCGGATGACCGACCGCGGTTCGACGTACCTGCGCTACGACGACGAGATCGTGATCGTCGGCCCGGACGGCACCCGCCCCTGCACCATCCGCGTGGAGGATCTGGGCGCCCGCTACAGCTCCGGCGGGTTCATCTTCCTCGGTCCCGGCTTCTTCCCCGGCTCACCGGCTGGTGGGTCGGGTGGCAGCCCCGGCGGTCCCGACGGTTCGAAGTGA
- a CDS encoding DUF350 domain-containing protein, which yields MYLAVEFGTISGESLAQNVVAATLYFVVGALVLAAGFALVDLLTPGNLRTLVFVEYRPNAVAVASGMYAALALVVVSAIIASSNELAQGLVDAAVYGIVGVVLQGVALVVLEVLVPGRFRDLIEAERLHPSAIATAVVLLAVGGVNAAALS from the coding sequence ATGTACCTGGCCGTCGAGTTCGGCACCATCAGCGGTGAGAGCCTCGCCCAGAACGTGGTGGCCGCAACCCTGTACTTCGTGGTCGGAGCGCTCGTCCTGGCCGCGGGGTTCGCGCTGGTCGACCTGCTGACCCCGGGCAACCTGCGCACGTTGGTGTTCGTCGAGTACCGGCCCAACGCGGTGGCCGTCGCCTCCGGCATGTACGCCGCACTGGCCCTCGTCGTCGTCAGCGCGATCATCGCGAGTTCCAACGAACTCGCCCAGGGGCTGGTCGACGCCGCGGTCTACGGCATCGTCGGGGTGGTACTGCAGGGGGTGGCGCTGGTCGTACTCGAAGTCCTGGTGCCGGGACGCTTCCGGGACCTGATCGAGGCGGAGCGCCTGCACCCGTCGGCGATCGCGACGGCCGTCGTGCTGCTGGCGGTGGGAGGGGTGAACGCCGCCGCCCTGTCATGA
- a CDS encoding polyamine aminopropyltransferase produces the protein MTTTQSPAATPATTTRWRALLLAAVAACAACGLVYELALLTLSSSMHGGGIVATSLIVAGYVAALGAGALAVKPLLGHAAITFVAVETLLGVIGGLSAAALYVTFAFIGGSTWVLVIGTALIGGLVGAEVPLLMTLLQRGRTAGAADSGRVLANLNAADYFGALVGGLLWPFLLLPHLGMIRGAAATGIINLVAAAVVAVFLLRHIVSGRQLGVALGVLTAALALLVTLLVRADGIETTTRQRLYTDPIVAFARSPYQEIVVTRRGDDMRLYLDGGLQFSTRDEFRYTESLVYPALSQGARSALVLGGGDGLAARELLQAGQIRDITQVELDPAVIDLARTTLREANRGALDDPRVTVVVDDAMTWLRTADRRFDAVIVDLPDPDNPVLGRLYSTEFYTLVTRALAPEGLMAVQAGSPYSTPTAFWRTVSTIESAGLAVTPYHVYVPTFGDWGFALARRGSSPPTPTVPQGVAPLRFLNQDVLDAATVFSADIARRHLEPSTLEHPRIVDDIRAGYR, from the coding sequence ATGACCACGACGCAATCGCCTGCCGCCACCCCGGCGACCACCACCCGCTGGCGAGCGCTGCTGCTGGCCGCGGTCGCCGCCTGCGCCGCCTGCGGTCTGGTGTACGAGCTGGCACTGCTGACGCTGTCGTCGAGCATGCACGGCGGCGGCATCGTCGCCACCTCGCTGATCGTCGCGGGGTACGTGGCGGCGCTGGGGGCGGGTGCGCTGGCGGTCAAACCGCTGCTGGGGCACGCGGCGATCACGTTCGTCGCCGTCGAGACGCTGCTCGGGGTGATCGGCGGTCTGTCGGCGGCCGCGCTGTACGTGACGTTCGCGTTCATCGGCGGGTCGACGTGGGTGCTGGTGATCGGCACCGCGCTGATCGGCGGCCTGGTGGGCGCCGAGGTGCCGTTGTTGATGACGCTGCTGCAGCGGGGACGCACCGCCGGCGCCGCCGACAGCGGCCGGGTGCTGGCCAACCTGAACGCCGCGGATTATTTCGGCGCGCTCGTCGGTGGCCTGCTGTGGCCGTTCCTGCTGCTCCCGCACCTCGGCATGATCCGCGGCGCCGCGGCGACCGGGATCATCAACCTCGTCGCCGCGGCGGTCGTCGCGGTGTTCCTGTTGCGGCACATCGTTTCCGGGCGCCAACTGGGCGTCGCGCTGGGTGTGCTGACCGCCGCGCTGGCGCTGCTGGTCACGCTGCTGGTGCGCGCGGACGGCATCGAAACCACCACGCGCCAGCGGCTTTACACCGACCCGATCGTGGCGTTCGCCCGCTCCCCGTACCAGGAGATCGTCGTCACCAGACGCGGCGACGACATGCGCCTGTACCTCGACGGCGGGCTGCAGTTCTCCACCCGCGACGAGTTCCGCTACACCGAGAGCCTGGTCTATCCGGCGCTGAGCCAGGGGGCGCGGTCGGCGCTGGTCCTCGGCGGCGGCGACGGTCTGGCGGCGCGAGAGTTGTTGCAGGCGGGCCAGATCCGCGACATCACGCAGGTCGAACTCGATCCGGCGGTGATCGACCTGGCGCGTACCACCCTGCGCGAGGCGAATCGCGGTGCGCTCGACGACCCGCGGGTCACCGTCGTGGTCGACGATGCGATGACGTGGCTGCGCACCGCCGACCGCAGGTTCGACGCGGTGATCGTCGACCTGCCCGATCCGGACAACCCGGTGCTGGGGCGGCTGTATTCGACGGAGTTCTACACCCTGGTCACCCGCGCCCTGGCACCGGAGGGCCTGATGGCGGTGCAGGCCGGCAGCCCGTATTCGACGCCGACGGCGTTCTGGCGCACCGTGTCGACGATCGAGTCCGCCGGCCTCGCGGTCACCCCGTACCACGTGTATGTGCCCACCTTCGGCGACTGGGGTTTCGCGCTGGCCCGCCGCGGGTCGTCGCCGCCGACTCCGACGGTCCCCCAAGGCGTTGCCCCGCTGCGGTTCCTGAACCAGGACGTGCTCGACGCCGCCACGGTGTTCTCCGCTGACATCGCCCGCCGGCACCTGGAGCCGTCGACCCTGGAACACCCCCGCATCGTCGACGACATCCGCGCGGGCTACCGCTAG
- the ligA gene encoding NAD-dependent DNA ligase LigA, translating into MAQQAEDAPDADVRREWQELADEVREHQFRYYVRDAPIITDAEFDALLRRLQALEDRHPELRTPDSPTQLVGGAGFATDFTPAEHLERMLSLDNVFDPEELAAWAGRLKSEIGADAHYLCELKIDGVALALVYRDGRLERAATRGDGRTGEDVTLNARTIEDIPERLTPSDEFPVPKVLEVRGEVFFRVADFEELNAGLVAEGKAPFANPRNSAAGSLRQKNPAVTARRNLHMICHGLGRIESPGGFPFTSLHDAYRALEAWGLPVSAHTTRVQGLDAVTERIAYWGEHRHDVEHEIDGLVVKVDEVSLQRRLGATSRAPRWAVAYKYPPEEAQTKLLDIRVNVGRTGRVTPFAYMEPVKVAGSTVGLATLHNASEVKRKGVLIGDTVVIRKAGDVIPEVLGPVVDLRDGSEREFVMPTHCPECGTELKPAKEGDADIRCPNSRSCPAQLRERVFHVAGRGAFDIEGLGYEAGIALLQAGVLTDEGDLFTLTEEDLLRTDLFTTKGGAVSANGRRLLANLGKAKAQPLWRVLVALSIRHVGPTAARALATEFGSLDAIIDADEEQLAAVEGVGPTIAAAVKEWFTVDWHCAIVEKWRAAGVRMADERDASIARTLEGLSIVVTGSLTGFSRDEAKEAIIARGGKAAGSVSKKTAYVVAGDAPGSKYDKAIELGVPVLDEDGFRRLLENGPEAPAD; encoded by the coding sequence CTGGCGCAGCAGGCCGAGGACGCACCGGATGCCGACGTGCGCCGTGAATGGCAGGAGCTGGCCGACGAGGTGCGCGAGCATCAGTTCCGGTACTACGTGCGCGACGCGCCGATCATCACCGACGCGGAGTTCGACGCGTTGCTGCGCCGCCTGCAGGCTCTTGAAGACCGGCACCCCGAGCTGCGCACGCCCGACTCGCCGACCCAGCTGGTCGGCGGCGCCGGGTTCGCCACCGACTTCACCCCGGCCGAGCATCTCGAGCGGATGCTGAGCCTGGACAACGTCTTCGACCCCGAGGAGCTCGCCGCGTGGGCGGGGCGCCTCAAGAGTGAGATCGGCGCGGACGCCCACTACCTGTGCGAGCTCAAGATCGACGGGGTGGCGCTTGCGCTGGTGTACCGCGACGGCAGGCTCGAACGCGCCGCCACCCGCGGTGACGGCCGCACCGGCGAGGACGTCACGCTCAACGCCCGCACCATCGAGGACATCCCCGAGCGGCTCACCCCGTCCGACGAGTTCCCTGTGCCGAAGGTGCTCGAGGTGCGCGGCGAGGTGTTCTTCCGGGTCGCCGACTTCGAAGAGCTCAACGCCGGGCTGGTCGCCGAGGGCAAGGCGCCCTTCGCCAACCCCCGCAACAGTGCCGCCGGTTCGCTGCGCCAGAAGAACCCGGCGGTCACCGCGCGGCGCAACCTGCACATGATCTGCCACGGGCTCGGCCGGATAGAAAGCCCTGGCGGGTTCCCGTTCACATCGCTGCACGACGCCTACCGCGCGCTCGAGGCGTGGGGGCTGCCCGTCTCCGCCCACACCACCCGGGTACAGGGCCTCGACGCGGTGACCGAGCGGATCGCCTACTGGGGTGAACACCGCCACGACGTCGAACACGAGATCGACGGCCTGGTGGTCAAGGTGGACGAGGTGTCGCTGCAGCGCAGGCTCGGCGCGACGTCGCGGGCGCCGCGCTGGGCGGTGGCCTACAAGTATCCGCCGGAGGAGGCGCAGACCAAGCTGCTCGACATCCGGGTCAACGTCGGCCGCACCGGTCGCGTCACGCCCTTCGCCTACATGGAGCCGGTGAAGGTGGCCGGCTCCACCGTCGGGCTGGCCACCCTGCACAACGCGTCGGAGGTCAAGCGCAAGGGTGTGCTGATCGGTGACACCGTGGTGATCCGCAAGGCCGGTGACGTCATCCCCGAAGTGCTCGGCCCCGTGGTGGATCTGCGCGACGGCTCCGAACGCGAGTTCGTCATGCCGACGCACTGCCCGGAATGCGGCACCGAGCTGAAGCCGGCCAAGGAGGGCGACGCGGACATCCGTTGCCCCAACTCGCGCTCGTGCCCCGCCCAGTTGCGGGAGCGGGTGTTCCACGTCGCCGGCCGCGGCGCCTTCGACATCGAGGGCCTCGGGTACGAGGCGGGTATCGCGCTGCTGCAAGCCGGGGTGCTCACCGACGAGGGGGACCTGTTCACGCTGACCGAAGAGGACCTGCTGCGCACCGACCTGTTCACCACCAAGGGTGGTGCGGTGTCGGCCAACGGCAGGCGACTGCTGGCCAACCTCGGCAAGGCCAAGGCCCAGCCGCTGTGGCGGGTGCTCGTCGCGTTGTCCATCCGCCACGTCGGCCCGACGGCGGCGCGGGCGCTGGCCACCGAATTCGGCAGCCTCGACGCGATCATCGACGCTGACGAGGAGCAGCTCGCGGCGGTCGAAGGTGTCGGCCCCACCATCGCCGCGGCGGTCAAGGAGTGGTTCACCGTCGACTGGCACTGCGCGATCGTCGAGAAGTGGCGCGCCGCGGGCGTGCGGATGGCCGACGAGCGGGACGCCAGCATCGCGCGCACCCTGGAGGGGTTGTCGATCGTGGTCACCGGCTCGCTCACCGGGTTCTCGCGCGACGAGGCCAAGGAGGCGATCATCGCCCGCGGCGGCAAGGCCGCCGGATCGGTGTCGAAGAAGACCGCCTACGTCGTCGCCGGCGATGCGCCCGGGTCGAAGTATGACAAGGCGATAGAACTCGGTGTGCCGGTCCTCGACGAGGACGGGTTCCGCCGCCTGCTGGAGAACGGACCCGAGGCGCCGGCGGACTAG
- a CDS encoding MmcQ/YjbR family DNA-binding protein, whose amino-acid sequence MPHPIMFRDDDPGLAEVREIALGFPEAVEKVSHGRPGFFASKMFAMYGGSTRESGSMATVPHCVMIKVDESDRTALRADDRFFVPAYLGPSGWLGLDFDRAEVDWTEVRELVDASYRLVAARRLVDQLDGV is encoded by the coding sequence GTGCCGCATCCGATCATGTTCCGCGACGACGACCCGGGCCTGGCAGAGGTGCGCGAGATCGCGCTGGGCTTCCCGGAAGCCGTCGAAAAGGTGTCGCATGGCCGACCGGGGTTCTTCGCGTCGAAGATGTTTGCGATGTACGGCGGCAGCACCAGGGAGAGCGGCTCGATGGCCACCGTGCCGCACTGCGTGATGATCAAGGTCGACGAGTCCGACCGCACCGCGCTGCGGGCCGACGACCGGTTCTTCGTCCCCGCCTACCTGGGGCCGTCGGGCTGGCTGGGGCTCGACTTCGACCGGGCCGAGGTGGATTGGACGGAGGTGCGCGAACTGGTCGACGCCTCCTACCGGCTGGTGGCCGCACGCCGGCTCGTCGACCAACTCGACGGAGTGTGA
- a CDS encoding 4-coumarate--CoA ligase family protein, translated as MSFASPYPAVQIPSTSVYDYLFSDVGDTDSARIALIDTSSGDQLTYGEMLAHIDAFAGALADRGIGVGDVVGLLAPNSSAFAIAFHGILRSGATATTINALFTAKDIAKQLTDSQATMLVTVTPLLAPAAEGAAAVGLADDRIVVLDGPGAVADGHPNAADLIGPGLPPPEVDFDPATHLAVLPYSSGTTGNPKGVMLTHRNLVANVAQIRPIQGMTAEDRILAVLPFFHIYGMTVLLNAALHARAALVIMPSFDLGRFLANIAEHKCTYAFIAPPVAVALAKHPLIDEYDLSSLRGIMSGAAPLDADLGHAVAERLGCAVVQGYGMSELSPVSHVTPFDGGVEFVGTVAPLASSGWTVPNSESRITDPETGAEIDIPTSGLSATGELWFRGPNVMAGYLNNEKATRETIDDDGWLHTGDLAQVDEHGCVYIVDRLKELIKYKGYQVPPAELEAVLLSHDSIADAAVIGVVDTESGEEVPKAFVVRQPDASLTEAEVMEFVAGQVAPYKKVRKVEFIEAIPKSASGKILRKDLRR; from the coding sequence ATGAGTTTCGCCAGCCCGTACCCCGCCGTCCAGATCCCATCGACCAGCGTCTACGACTACCTGTTCAGCGACGTCGGCGACACCGACTCGGCGCGGATCGCGCTGATCGACACCAGCTCGGGTGACCAGCTCACCTACGGCGAGATGCTCGCCCACATCGACGCCTTCGCCGGCGCGCTCGCCGACCGCGGCATCGGGGTGGGTGACGTGGTCGGCCTGCTCGCACCGAACAGTTCGGCGTTCGCGATCGCCTTCCACGGCATCCTGCGCTCCGGCGCGACGGCCACGACGATCAACGCGCTGTTCACCGCCAAGGACATCGCCAAACAGCTGACCGACTCGCAGGCCACGATGCTCGTCACCGTCACTCCGCTGCTGGCCCCGGCCGCCGAGGGTGCGGCCGCCGTCGGACTCGCCGACGACCGCATCGTCGTGCTCGACGGCCCGGGTGCGGTGGCCGACGGGCACCCCAACGCCGCCGACCTGATCGGTCCGGGGCTCCCACCACCCGAGGTAGATTTCGACCCGGCCACCCATCTGGCGGTGCTGCCGTACAGCTCGGGCACGACCGGCAACCCCAAGGGCGTCATGCTCACCCACCGCAACCTGGTGGCCAACGTCGCGCAGATCCGGCCCATCCAGGGCATGACGGCCGAGGACCGGATCCTCGCGGTGCTGCCGTTCTTCCACATCTACGGGATGACGGTGCTCCTCAATGCGGCACTGCACGCCCGTGCGGCGCTGGTGATCATGCCGAGCTTCGACCTCGGCCGGTTCCTCGCCAACATCGCCGAACACAAGTGCACGTACGCGTTCATCGCGCCGCCGGTGGCCGTGGCCCTGGCCAAGCATCCGTTGATCGACGAGTACGACCTCTCGTCGCTGCGGGGCATCATGTCCGGGGCCGCGCCGCTCGACGCGGACCTCGGCCACGCGGTCGCCGAACGCCTGGGTTGCGCGGTGGTGCAGGGCTACGGGATGAGTGAGCTCAGCCCCGTCAGCCACGTCACGCCGTTCGACGGCGGGGTGGAGTTCGTCGGCACGGTGGCGCCGCTGGCGTCGAGCGGATGGACCGTGCCGAACTCGGAGAGCCGGATCACCGACCCGGAGACCGGCGCCGAGATCGACATCCCCACAAGCGGTTTGAGTGCGACCGGCGAGTTGTGGTTCCGCGGCCCGAACGTGATGGCCGGATACCTCAACAACGAGAAGGCCACGCGGGAGACCATCGACGACGACGGCTGGCTGCACACCGGCGACCTCGCACAGGTCGACGAGCACGGCTGTGTCTACATCGTCGACCGGCTCAAGGAGCTGATCAAGTACAAGGGCTACCAGGTGCCGCCCGCCGAACTCGAGGCCGTGCTGCTCTCGCACGACTCGATCGCCGACGCGGCGGTCATCGGTGTCGTCGACACCGAATCCGGCGAAGAGGTGCCGAAGGCGTTCGTGGTGCGCCAGCCCGACGCGTCGCTGACCGAGGCCGAGGTCATGGAGTTCGTCGCGGGTCAGGTCGCGCCGTACAAGAAGGTCCGCAAGGTCGAGTTCATCGAGGCGATCCCGAAGTCGGCGTCGGGGAAGATCCTGCGCAAGGACCTGCGCCGCTGA
- a CDS encoding uroporphyrinogen decarboxylase/cobalamine-independent methonine synthase family protein, translating into MTVYAAATGIGSWPGDNPRQAAEVVVGELHTLPHLVELPSRGVGADMVGRAGALLVDIGIDIVPRGYRIASGRSSAARRAKSLLDEDVDALEEAWEKAGLRGSGRTVKVQAPGPITLAAELELPGGHRALTDRGAVRDLAGSLAEGMALHRAEVARRLDTPVVAQFDEPLLPAALAGRLTGVTAFTPVHPVDEAVATQLLDECAARVGGEVALHSCAVGLPWKLFQRSTLQAIAVDAGTLTAEDLDGIGEFVESGRTVLLGVVPGTPPAVRPSVEQVAGTAVSLTDRLGFPRAVLRERIGVTPACGLATATPEWARTAVELTQKTADAFAEDPDAI; encoded by the coding sequence GTGACTGTTTACGCCGCCGCGACCGGCATCGGATCCTGGCCGGGAGACAACCCGCGGCAGGCCGCCGAAGTGGTGGTCGGCGAGCTGCACACCCTGCCGCACCTGGTCGAACTCCCGTCGCGTGGGGTGGGCGCCGACATGGTCGGCCGCGCCGGGGCGCTGCTGGTGGACATCGGTATCGACATCGTGCCCCGCGGCTACCGCATCGCCAGTGGTCGCAGCTCGGCGGCGCGCCGCGCGAAGAGCCTGCTCGACGAAGACGTCGACGCGCTCGAGGAGGCCTGGGAGAAGGCAGGCCTGCGCGGATCGGGGCGCACCGTCAAGGTCCAGGCGCCGGGGCCGATCACGCTGGCCGCCGAACTCGAGCTGCCCGGCGGGCACCGCGCGCTGACCGACCGCGGTGCCGTCCGCGATCTCGCGGGCTCTCTGGCCGAGGGAATGGCCCTGCACCGCGCCGAGGTCGCGCGCCGGCTCGACACGCCCGTCGTCGCCCAGTTCGACGAACCGCTGCTGCCCGCCGCCCTGGCCGGCCGCCTCACCGGGGTGACGGCCTTCACCCCGGTGCATCCCGTCGACGAGGCGGTGGCCACCCAGCTGCTCGACGAATGCGCCGCGCGCGTCGGCGGGGAGGTGGCGCTGCACAGCTGCGCTGTCGGACTGCCGTGGAAACTGTTTCAGCGCAGCACATTACAGGCGATCGCCGTGGATGCCGGCACCCTGACCGCCGAGGACCTCGACGGCATTGGCGAGTTCGTGGAGTCGGGTCGTACGGTCCTGCTCGGGGTGGTGCCGGGCACCCCGCCCGCGGTCCGCCCGTCGGTCGAGCAGGTCGCCGGCACGGCGGTGTCGCTCACCGACCGCCTCGGATTCCCCCGCGCCGTACTGCGCGAGCGCATCGGCGTCACCCCCGCCTGCGGGCTCGCCACCGCCACGCCGGAGTGGGCCCGCACCGCAGTCGAACTCACGCAGAAGACTGCCGACGCGTTCGCCGAGGACCCCGACGCCATCTGA
- a CDS encoding sensor domain-containing protein: protein MTAQARALLAAVAAMLTAGCVSAVGGTAVRPVPGLDDDSRSPVDVDTVLLETAQMQAITGAGEALTIIPSMDGKIPVDIEPLMEQMPEQCAWLFAESQTFGDEVEEFHKTTFQNPPDGGLISQGAAGYRDAPTARRAFDGLVALVDGCATTDYGPAYIGEWAMTPDGVHTRPGDCGRDYRLKSAVLVEVTFCAFTESVPDIVMTNILAKVPG, encoded by the coding sequence ATGACCGCACAGGCCAGGGCGCTGCTTGCGGCCGTTGCGGCCATGCTGACCGCCGGGTGCGTGTCGGCGGTGGGCGGCACCGCGGTCCGGCCGGTGCCCGGCCTCGACGACGACTCCCGCTCCCCCGTCGACGTCGACACCGTGCTGCTCGAGACGGCGCAGATGCAGGCGATCACCGGGGCCGGCGAGGCACTCACGATCATCCCCAGCATGGACGGCAAGATCCCGGTGGACATCGAGCCGCTGATGGAACAGATGCCCGAGCAGTGCGCGTGGCTGTTCGCCGAATCGCAGACCTTCGGCGACGAGGTCGAGGAATTCCACAAGACGACGTTCCAGAACCCGCCCGACGGTGGCCTGATCTCCCAGGGCGCCGCCGGATACCGCGACGCACCGACGGCGCGCCGTGCCTTCGACGGGCTCGTTGCGCTGGTGGACGGCTGCGCCACAACGGATTACGGACCGGCGTACATCGGCGAATGGGCGATGACACCCGACGGGGTGCACACCCGCCCCGGCGACTGCGGTCGCGATTACCGCCTCAAATCGGCGGTCCTGGTGGAAGTGACGTTCTGCGCGTTCACCGAATCGGTGCCCGACATCGTGATGACGAACATCCTGGCGAAGGTGCCGGGATAG